One Helianthus annuus cultivar XRQ/B chromosome 7, HanXRQr2.0-SUNRISE, whole genome shotgun sequence genomic region harbors:
- the LOC110937422 gene encoding vacuolar protein sorting-associated protein 32 homolog 2: MFARMFGKPKQEANAVTTLDKLNETLEMLEKKEKVLNKKASAEVEKAKEFTRAKNKRAAIQCLKRKRLYEQQIEQLGNFQLRIHDQMIMLEGAKATTETVDALRTGAKAMKDMQKAVNIDDVDKTMDEINEQTENMKQIQEALATPIGAAADFDEDELEAELEELEGAELEEQLLQPATTAPAAPVYVPAGKQPTRPAQRQNTAEEDELAALQAEMAL; encoded by the exons ATGTTTGCGCGGATGTTTGGCAAACCTAAGCAAGAGGCTAATGCTGTAACAACGTTAGATAAGTTAAATGAG ACGCTTGAAATGCTCGAGAAGAAAGAAAAGGTACTTAATAAGAAAGCTTCTGCGGAGGTTGAAAAGGCGAAGGAATTCACTAGAGCAAAAAATAAACGAG CGGCAATACAATGTTTAAAGAGAAAAAGACTTTATGAACAGCAAATTGAACAGCTTGGGAATTTTCAATTGCGTATTCATGATCAG ATGATAATGCTTGAAGGTGCAAAAGCTACTACAGAGACAGTGGATGCCTTGAGAACCGGAGCTAAAGCAATGAAGGACATGCAAAAGGCAGT gaatATTGATGATGTCGACAAAACAATGGATGAGATTAATGAGCAAACGGAGAACATGAAACAAATTCAGGAAGCATTGGCAACACCTATTGGTGCAGCAGCTGATTTTGATGAG GATGAGTTGGAGGCTGAACTTGAAGAGTTAGAAGGAGCAGAGTTGGAGGAGCAGCTCTTACAGCCGGCCACCACTGCACCTGCGGCACCGGTTTATGTGCCAGCTGGAAAACAACCAACACGTCCAGCTCAGCGCCAGAACACCGCTGAGGAAGATGAACTTGCTGCATTGCAAGCAGAAATGGCGCTTTAA